Proteins co-encoded in one Dioscorea cayenensis subsp. rotundata cultivar TDr96_F1 unplaced genomic scaffold, TDr96_F1_v2_PseudoChromosome.rev07_lg8_w22 25.fasta BLBR01001205.1, whole genome shotgun sequence genomic window:
- the LOC120255814 gene encoding beta-galactosidase 16-like, which yields MKVMKMVTVVMLFMVVVVMAGDVTYDGRSLIINGSRRMLFSGSIHYPRSTPEMWPYLISQAKDGGLDVIQTYVFWNVHEPIQGQFNFQGRYDLVRFIKEIRDQGLYVSLRIGPFIESEWKYGGFPFWLHDIPGIVFRSDNEPFKFQMQKFVSMIVNMMKSEELYASQGGPIILSQIENEYQNVEGAFHEKGPPYVKWAASMATSLNTGVPWIMCKQDDAPDPLINTCNGLRCGETFVGPNRPYKPALWTENWVSLYQVFGEEPYKRSAQDIAFHVALFIAKMNGSFVNYYMVYLLLSWGTNFGRFASAYVITSYYDEAPLDEYGLIRQPKWGHLKDLHAAVKQSSEALLSGKPTSFSLGQAQQAYVFQANSEICAAFLMNNDSKQASVVFQNGNMSCREKSISILPDCRNVVFNTATVKVQVGMRSSRVILHLNDVQNWGAFADGVSDITDASFTQQSLLEQLNVTKDETDYLWYTTSYNFASDDDQLVLWVNSTAHVLHAFVNDEFVGSQHGSHKSPGVTFEKPVSLKNGKNDISLLSVMVGSPDSGAYLERRVLGLRQVKIRGIKSVRDLSNQVWGYKIGLQGESTEIYTKEGSEKVEWKSIDIFAHQRLIWYKTTFDAPSGKDPVAVNLGSMGKGEVWINGENIGRYWISFQTPNGHPSQTLYHIPRSFLKPLGNLLVLFEEEVGNPTEITLETISVANA from the exons atgaaggtgatgaagatgGTGACGGTTGTGATGCTTTtcatggtggtggtggtgatggccGGAGATGTGACTTATGATGGCAGGTCATTGATCATCAATGGTAGTAGAAGGATGTTGTTCTCCGGTTCTATTCATTATCCTCGTAGCACTCCTGAG ATGTGGCCATATCTTATATCTCAAGCCAAAGATGGTGGCCTTGATGTCATTCAAACCTATGTTTTTTGGAATGTTCATGAACCAATTCAAGGCCAG tttaacTTTCAAGGTAGATATGATTTAGTGAGGTTCATCAAGGAAATCAGAGATCAAGGCCTCTATGTAAGCCTTAGGATTGGTCCCTTCATTGAATCTGAATGGAAATATGG GGGTTTTCCATTTTGGTTACACGATATTCCAGGCATTGTTTTTCGATCAGATAACGAACCTTTTAAG tttcaaatgcaaaaatttGTTTCAATGATAGTAAACATGATGAAGTCAGAGGAACTCTATGCATCTCAAGGAGGCCCCATTATTTTATCTCAG ATTGAGAATGAGTACCAAAACGTGGAAGGAGCATTCCATGAGAAAGGACCTCCCTATGTAAAATGGGCAGCATCAATGGCTACAAGCCTCAACACTGGTGTTCCATGGATCATGTGCAAGCAAGATGATGCTCCTGATCCTCTg ATTAATACATGCAATGGGTTGAGATGTGGAGAAACTTTTGTAGGACCAAACAGACCTTACAAGCCAGCATTGTGGACTGAAAATTGGGTTTCTCT GTATCAAGTATTTGGAGAGGAACCATATAAAAGAAGTGCTCAAGATATTGCCTTTCATGTTGCACTATTCATTGCCAAAATGAATGGAAGCTTTGTGAACTACTACATGGTATATTTATTGT TATCATGGGGAACAAACTTTGGAAGGTTCGCTTCGGCGTATGTTATTACTAGTTACTATGATGAAGCTCCTCTTGATGAATATG GTTTGATTCGGCAGCCGAAATGGGGTCATCTTAAGGACTTGCACGCTGCAGTGAAACAATCCTCTGAAGCATTGCTTTCAGGAAAACCGACAAGCTTTTCACTTGGCCAAGCTCAGCAG GCATATGTTTTTCAAGCAAATTCCGAAATATGCGCAGCTTTTCTCATGAACAATGACTCGAAACAAGCGAGTGTGGTGTTTCAGAATGGAAATATGAGCTGCCGGGAAAAATCAATAAGCATATTGCCAGACTGCAGAAATGTTGTTTTCAATACTGCAACA GTGAAAGTTCAAGTTGGTATGAGATCATCTAGAGTAATACTGCACCTCAATGATGTGCAGAATTGGGGAGCATTTGCCGATGGAGTCTCAGATATTACTGATGCTTCATTCACACAGCAGAGTCTTCTTGAGCAATTGAATGTCACAAAGGACGAAACAGATTATCTCTGGTACACAACCAG CTACAACTTTGCGTCAGATGATGATCAACTTGTTCTTTGGGTCAATTCAACTGCTCATGTTTTGCATGCATTTGTGAATGATGAATTTGTAG GAAGTCAGCATGGAAGTCATAAATCCCCTGGTGTCACATTTGAGAAACCGGTCTCGTTGAAAAATGGCAAGAATGACATCTCATTGTTGAGTGTTATGGTTGGATCCCCG GATTCCGGCGCATACCTTGAGCGTAGAGTTCTTGGACTTAGACAAGTGAAAATTCGAGGAATTAAAAGTGTTAGAGATCTCAGCAATCAAGTATGGGGATACAAG ATTGGTTTACAAGGCGAAAGTACAGAAATTTACACCAAAGAAGGATCAGAAAAAGTAGAGTGGAAATCAATCGATATATTTGCTCATCAACGCCTTATTTGGTACAAG ACAACATTTGATGCTCCATCAGGGAAAGACCCAGTGGCAGTGAACCTTGGAAGCATGGGAAAAGGAGAGGTTTGGATCAACGGGGAAAACATCGGTCGATATTGGATCTCCTTCCAAACTCCTAATGGACATCCTTCTCAAACATT GTATCACATTCCTCGCTCTTTTCTGAAACCTTTAGGGAACTTGCTTGTGTTATTTGAAGAGGAAGTAGGAAATCCAACTGAGATCACATTGGAGACAATATCTGTTGCTAATGCATGA
- the LOC120255809 gene encoding uncharacterized protein LOC120255809 produces MGSIVSSLVSNFFKAVGNLFSAPLDFLSGKSCSATCGSTWDLTCYIENFCVANLLKLVAVLFLFYMGKQTTLFLLLFFYLLYKIGICQCLGRSICKMLWACVTSCYLSCEYCCMFLRFKIRKLKKMKHEHSMSMEEYNSSTTSSEEFEARSKEFRRSLSRRSKERRRAHLERSLRPRSHRISVGITRSYPEKSKKYRNVGSVHDIRVTRTSKFVQKSSFNRRYRRW; encoded by the exons ATGGGAAGCATTGTGAGTTCATTAGTGTCAAACTTTTTCAAAGCTGTCGGTAACTTGTTCAGTGCTCCGTTAGATTTTCTTTCTGGAAAATCTTGCAG CGCAACATGTGGATCGACATGGGATCTAACGTGTTACATCGAGAATTTCTGCGTGGCTAATCTGTTGAAGCTGGTAGCTGTGTTGTTCCTCTTTTATATGGGTAAGCAAACAACACTCTTTC TGTTGTTGTTCTTCTACCTCCTCTACAAAATCGGCATTTGTCAATGCCTCGGCCGAAGTATTTGCAAGATGCTATGGGCCTGTGTCACATCCTGCTATTTATCGTGCGAGTATTGCTGCATGTTTCTTCGGTTTAAAATACGGAAACTAAAGAAAATGAAGCATGAACACTCAATGAGTATGGAAGAGTACAACTCAAGCACCACTAGCAGTGAAGAATTTGAAGCAAGATCAAAGGAGTTCAGACGATCATTGTCTCGCCGATCAAAAGAAAGGCGAAGAGCTCATTTGGAAAGATCATTAAGGCCGAGAAGCCATCGAATCAGTGTCGGAATCACTAGAAGTTATCCTGAGAAATCGAAGAAGTACAGGAATGTAGGTTCAGTCCATGACATTAGAGTCACTCGAACATCGAAATTTGTTCAGAAATCTAGTTTTAACAGGAGATACAGAAGGTGGTGA
- the LOC120255810 gene encoding LOW QUALITY PROTEIN: ATP synthase subunit 9, mitochondrial-like (The sequence of the model RefSeq protein was modified relative to this genomic sequence to represent the inferred CDS: deleted 1 base in 1 codon; substituted 1 base at 1 genomic stop codon) → MLEGAKSIGLGAATIALAGVAVGIGNVYSSLIYSVARNPSLAKXSFGYAMLGFVLTEAIVLFALMMSFFISFIF, encoded by the exons ATGTTAGAAGGTGCAAAATCAATAGGGCTCGGAGCTGCTACAATTGCCTTGGCGGGAGTTGCTGTCGGTATTGGAAATGTCTACAGTTCCTTGATTTATTCTGTGGCCAGAAATCCATCA TTGGCTAAATAATCATTTGGTTATGCTATGTTAGGCTTTGTTCTAACCGAAGCTATTGTATTGTTTGCATTAATGATGTCCTTTTTTATCTCATTCATCTTTTGA
- the LOC120255816 gene encoding NAC domain-containing protein 2: MNAGDLQLPPGFRFHPTDEELVMHYLCRRCASMPISVPIIAEIDLYKYDPWDLPGMAVYGEKEWYFFSPRDRKYPNGSRPNRAAGSGYWKATGADKPIGSPRPVGIKKALVFYTGKAPKGEKSNWIMHEYRLADVDRSVRRKNSLRLDDWVLCRIYNKKGVGGKQGNLDRKPTGPKTVLQPEMTGSVEQKPIIAPHVLGGTTTVPYVPQPVSDLLYLDPSESLPRLHADSSCSEHVLSPEFTCEREVESQPSWRNEWEKALDVPLNHGDATVNGFPNFEPAFKDPLQDIFMYFQKPF, encoded by the exons atgaacgCTGGAGATCTACAGCTCCCTCCCGGGTTCCGGTTCCATCCAACGGACGAGGAGCTCGTTATGCACTACCTCTGCCGGAGGTGCGCCAGCATGCCAATCTCCGTCCCAATCATTGCCGAGATCGACCTCTACAAATACGACCCTTGGGATCTCcctg GAATGGCAGTGTACGGGGAGAAAGAATGGTACTTCTTTTCGCCACGTGATCGGAAATATCCGAACGGTTCGAGGCCGAACCGGGCTGCCGGAAGTGGGTACTGGAAGGCGACCGGAGCCGATAAACCGATCGGTTCACCCAGACCGGTTGGGATCAAGAAAGCGTTGGTCTTTTACACCGGCAAAGCTCCCAAGGGCGAGAAGAGCAACTGGATCATGCACGAGTACCGCCTCGCTGACGTCGACCGCTCCGTCCGCCGCAAGAATAGTTTAAGG TTGGACGATTGGGTGCTGTGCCgaatctacaacaagaaagggGTCGGAGGGAAACAAGGTAACCTCGACCGGAAACCGACCGGACCGAAAACGGTTCTCCAACCGGAGATGACCGGTTCGGTCGAGCAAAAACCGATCATAGCACCGCACGTGCTGGGTGGTACGACCACCGTACCGTATGTGCCGCAGCCGGTGTCGGATCTCTTGTACTTAGATCCGTCGGAGTCGCTGCCGAGGTTGCACGCCGATTCGAGCTGTTCGGAGCACGTGCTGTCGCCGGAGTTCACGTGCGAACGGGAGGTGGAGAGCCAGCCGAGTTGGCGCAACGAGTGGGAGAAAGCCCTCGACGTTCCACTTAATCACGGAGATGCCACTGTTAACGGGTTCCCAAATTTCGAACCCGCTTTTAAAGATCCGCTTCAGGATATCTTCATGTACTTTCAGAAGCCGTTTTAG